From the genome of Flavobacterium ovatum, one region includes:
- a CDS encoding NAD-dependent succinate-semialdehyde dehydrogenase, giving the protein MNTQNFGYKKLYIDGQLVDAESGKKGDVICPATGESIAQIALAGKADAEKALIAAQKGFKYWSKLSLAERTVWMTKLRTAILDREAELRSAMVHEMGKTYAGSAEDIEAITNALEWYPAAMKNRREEQIPDYEKTHTHKMIEQPAGVAVAYLAWNFPLLNVGFKIGPALAAGCSLIIKPSEMSPLSSYLIGEILHSIDFPAGVVNILAGPSAEVATTMTTSTIPAVLTMIGSTATGKKIIADSTTSIKRLGMELGGNAPFIVFEDADFDTALNLAIGLKFGNSGQICVAANRIFVHKNIYDKFLAAYIERASKIKLGFSIDPNETVDMGPVVARRDRDRMFDLVADAVSKGAKLEYGGKIPAGFPEKGNWMEPTVVSGITTDSRLFKEETFGPVAGIMSFESDDEVLALANDTEYGLASYIFTNNHKRIQRFTEDLDFGEIQINGVKYAIYLPHGGIKNSGIGHDCSHLALEDYLVKKRVSTAL; this is encoded by the coding sequence ATGAATACACAAAATTTTGGATATAAGAAATTATATATTGACGGTCAGTTAGTTGATGCTGAAAGTGGAAAAAAAGGAGATGTAATTTGTCCAGCTACTGGCGAATCTATTGCTCAAATTGCATTGGCAGGAAAAGCAGATGCTGAGAAAGCATTAATTGCTGCTCAAAAAGGTTTTAAATATTGGTCTAAATTATCATTAGCTGAAAGAACAGTTTGGATGACCAAATTAAGAACTGCTATTCTTGATAGAGAAGCGGAATTACGCTCGGCTATGGTTCATGAAATGGGAAAAACTTATGCAGGTTCAGCTGAAGATATTGAAGCGATTACCAATGCTTTGGAATGGTATCCTGCTGCTATGAAAAACCGTAGAGAAGAGCAAATTCCAGATTACGAAAAAACACATACACATAAAATGATAGAGCAACCAGCTGGTGTAGCTGTTGCTTATTTAGCTTGGAATTTCCCTTTGTTGAATGTAGGTTTCAAAATCGGACCTGCACTAGCTGCTGGATGTTCTTTGATTATCAAACCATCTGAAATGTCGCCTTTATCCTCTTATTTGATTGGGGAAATTTTACACAGCATTGATTTTCCTGCAGGTGTGGTTAATATTTTAGCGGGGCCTTCTGCTGAAGTAGCGACAACTATGACAACGAGTACTATTCCAGCGGTTTTAACCATGATTGGTTCTACGGCAACAGGGAAGAAAATCATTGCAGATAGTACAACATCTATCAAGAGATTAGGAATGGAATTGGGTGGAAATGCTCCGTTTATTGTGTTTGAAGATGCTGATTTTGATACAGCGCTTAATTTAGCGATTGGATTGAAATTTGGTAACTCAGGACAAATATGTGTGGCGGCCAACAGAATTTTTGTTCACAAAAATATTTATGATAAATTCTTAGCGGCTTATATCGAAAGAGCTTCTAAAATAAAATTAGGTTTTAGTATCGATCCAAATGAAACTGTAGATATGGGACCAGTAGTGGCACGTAGAGACAGAGACAGAATGTTTGATTTAGTTGCAGATGCCGTAAGTAAAGGAGCTAAATTAGAATACGGAGGAAAAATACCTGCTGGTTTTCCAGAAAAAGGAAACTGGATGGAACCAACTGTAGTTTCAGGAATCACAACTGATTCTCGTTTGTTTAAAGAAGAGACTTTTGGACCAGTAGCTGGAATTATGAGTTTCGAATCAGATGATGAAGTTTTAGCTTTGGCTAATGATACTGAATACGGATTAGCATCTTACATTTTTACAAATAACCATAAAAGAATTCAACGTTTTACTGAGGATTTAGATTTTGGAGAAATTCAGATCAATGGTGTGAAGTATGCTATTTACTTGCCTCACGGTGGAATTAAAAATAGCGGTATCGGACATGATTGTTCGCACTTAGCCTTAGAAGACTATTTAGTAAAGAAAAGAGTGTCAACCGCACTTTAA
- a CDS encoding mandelate racemase/muconate lactonizing enzyme family protein: MVIEKIETFVLKDVLSQSFFFSQWEYSERCICVVKITCSDGTHGWGEGYGPAAVLEAGIEFLKPMVIGQNPLENEVIWSGMYRRTLDYARRGILVASMSAIDIAIWDLKGKILGQSVSTLLGGAHRTKIQPYATGLYFTCHENPGKDFEAEARLYISQGFKAMKMKVGLGIKADVANVKKMREIIGPDIQLMVDSNHAYTLREAIELCRLIEPYDISWFEEPISPEFYGQYNELRQKTSIPISGGECEYLRFGFQQLIQNKSVDILQPDICSSGGLTEAKRIAALATANGVEIVPHTWGTAIGIHVAMHFIANLECIPGRMYRPNFLMEFDQTENGLREKLTFPSIVMKDGYIEVPNRPGLGIDVDEDVLREYAITKDRVKLTL, encoded by the coding sequence ATGGTAATTGAAAAAATTGAAACGTTTGTATTGAAAGATGTGCTTTCCCAAAGCTTTTTCTTTTCACAATGGGAGTATTCCGAAAGATGTATCTGTGTTGTAAAAATAACCTGTTCTGACGGAACTCATGGTTGGGGAGAAGGGTATGGTCCAGCAGCTGTTTTAGAAGCTGGAATTGAATTCTTAAAACCAATGGTTATTGGTCAAAATCCTTTAGAAAATGAAGTGATTTGGAGCGGAATGTACCGCAGGACTTTAGATTATGCAAGAAGAGGAATTTTAGTAGCTTCGATGAGTGCAATTGATATTGCGATTTGGGATTTGAAAGGAAAGATTTTAGGGCAATCTGTTTCTACTTTGTTAGGTGGAGCACATAGAACTAAAATTCAACCGTATGCAACGGGCTTGTATTTCACTTGTCATGAAAATCCAGGTAAAGATTTTGAAGCCGAAGCGAGATTGTATATCTCTCAAGGTTTTAAAGCAATGAAAATGAAGGTAGGTCTAGGGATCAAAGCAGACGTTGCAAATGTTAAAAAGATGCGTGAAATCATTGGTCCTGATATTCAATTGATGGTAGATTCTAATCACGCTTATACGTTGAGAGAAGCTATTGAATTGTGTAGATTGATTGAGCCTTATGATATTTCGTGGTTTGAAGAGCCAATTTCACCAGAATTTTATGGTCAGTATAATGAATTGAGACAAAAAACTTCTATTCCAATTTCAGGAGGAGAGTGTGAGTACTTGCGTTTTGGTTTCCAACAATTGATTCAGAACAAATCTGTGGATATTTTGCAGCCGGACATTTGTTCTAGTGGTGGACTTACTGAAGCAAAACGTATTGCGGCTTTAGCAACTGCTAATGGTGTGGAAATTGTACCTCATACTTGGGGGACAGCTATAGGAATTCACGTTGCAATGCATTTTATTGCTAATTTAGAATGCATACCAGGAAGAATGTATAGACCTAATTTCTTGATGGAATTCGATCAAACTGAAAATGGACTTAGAGAAAAGTTAACTTTTCCTTCAATTGTCATGAAAGATGGTTATATCGAGGTTCCTAATCGTCCAGGTTTAGGAATTGATGTTGATGAAGACGTTCTAAGAGAGTATGCAATTACAAAAGACAGAGTTAAGTTAACCCTGTAA
- a CDS encoding bifunctional 4-hydroxy-2-oxoglutarate aldolase/2-dehydro-3-deoxy-phosphogluconate aldolase, whose translation MGTNYKTELFEKMPIVGIIRNISLEVIEEILPHYKKAGLTTLEITMNSDNACEIIKAVAESHPEINVGAGTVCTLADLMMALDAGATFIVTPIMDIEVMKYCSERNIPIFPGAFTPLEIYNANKLGATAVKIFPATQLGSGYVKDILGPLDTIKLLPTGGVDVNNIQSFFQAGAIGVGMGGSLFDKKLIEAKNYDALYEHFKAICDKVNAIR comes from the coding sequence ATGGGAACTAATTATAAAACAGAATTGTTTGAGAAAATGCCAATTGTTGGTATTATAAGAAATATTTCTTTGGAAGTAATTGAAGAGATATTACCTCATTATAAAAAAGCAGGTTTGACAACGCTTGAAATTACGATGAACTCAGATAATGCTTGTGAAATTATTAAAGCGGTAGCTGAGAGTCATCCGGAAATTAATGTAGGTGCTGGTACTGTATGTACATTGGCCGACTTGATGATGGCTTTGGATGCAGGGGCAACCTTTATCGTAACTCCAATTATGGATATCGAGGTGATGAAGTATTGTAGCGAACGCAATATTCCAATTTTTCCGGGTGCTTTTACACCTCTGGAGATTTACAATGCAAATAAATTGGGAGCTACAGCAGTTAAGATTTTTCCAGCAACACAATTAGGATCAGGGTATGTGAAAGACATTTTGGGGCCACTAGACACGATCAAATTATTACCTACAGGTGGAGTTGATGTAAATAACATACAATCCTTTTTTCAAGCTGGTGCCATTGGGGTAGGTATGGGAGGTTCATTGTTTGATAAAAAACTTATCGAAGCTAAGAATTATGATGCTTTATATGAACACTTTAAGGCGATTTGTGATAAGGTAAATGCGATTAGATAA
- a CDS encoding 2-dehydro-3-deoxygalactonokinase: protein MTSIKTFVSVDWGTTNLRLRLVEVPSLKIVEEVVSPKGIKTIYNEWLDFGGDKETYFLNFLKKQLAFFVTNISSDVTIVISGMASSSIGLRELPYADLPFKTDGKTLYIETIQSDIIPNTIQLISGVKSDSDVIRGEEVEIIGLVNEEDVNQSIVFITPGTHSKHVLCEKGVITNFFTFMTGEVFSVISENTILKASIEKTDFDESVLNAFEQGVQKAMEGKSLLNTLFKVRTNNLFKEKTNVENYYYLSGLMIGEELQSLRELECDYIKLCAGGKLFELYHKAIEILGLESKTKIIKSTVVDLSVVKGQWNIIKNQL, encoded by the coding sequence ATGACAAGTATTAAAACTTTTGTGAGTGTTGATTGGGGAACTACAAATCTACGTTTGAGACTAGTAGAGGTTCCAAGTCTAAAGATTGTTGAGGAAGTTGTTTCGCCAAAAGGGATTAAAACTATTTATAACGAATGGTTGGATTTTGGAGGCGATAAAGAAACGTATTTCTTGAACTTTTTAAAAAAACAATTAGCTTTTTTTGTAACTAATATCAGTAGTGATGTTACGATTGTAATTTCTGGAATGGCATCTTCTAGTATTGGTTTAAGAGAGCTTCCGTATGCTGATTTACCTTTTAAAACGGACGGAAAAACATTGTATATAGAAACAATACAATCTGATATTATTCCGAATACAATTCAATTGATTTCTGGAGTTAAATCTGATTCAGATGTAATTCGTGGGGAGGAAGTGGAGATTATTGGTTTGGTGAATGAAGAAGATGTAAATCAATCAATCGTTTTTATAACGCCAGGAACACATAGTAAGCATGTGTTGTGCGAAAAAGGTGTAATTACCAATTTTTTTACCTTTATGACTGGAGAAGTTTTTAGTGTAATCTCTGAAAACACTATTTTAAAAGCTTCAATTGAAAAAACAGATTTTGATGAGTCAGTTTTGAACGCCTTCGAACAAGGAGTTCAAAAAGCAATGGAAGGGAAATCGTTGCTTAATACGCTTTTTAAAGTACGTACCAATAACTTATTCAAAGAGAAAACCAATGTTGAGAATTACTACTATTTGAGTGGGCTTATGATTGGTGAGGAATTACAATCATTGCGCGAATTGGAATGTGATTACATAAAATTATGTGCAGGGGGGAAACTTTTTGAACTGTACCATAAAGCAATTGAAATTTTAGGATTAGAATCCAAAACTAAAATCATAAAGAGTACCGTTGTGGATTTATCGGTTGTGAAAGGACAATGGAATATTATAAAAAACCAACTATAA
- a CDS encoding glycoside hydrolase family 2 TIM barrel-domain containing protein, whose amino-acid sequence MKRGFLFFGFLMLFSQLIISQNDWENELVFEKNKMQSRVPTYSYKNEKDALEGNRDKSRLKSLNGTWKFNFVDKSENRPTDFMGANYNGNSNWNDIEVPSNWEMKGYGQAIYTNIVYPFTPNILDSSLKYDWRGPQPPLPPKIYRDNPVGSYYRDFEVPTDWKDQSVILHFGGVTSAFYLWVNGQEVGYSQGSCLAAEFDITKYLKAGKNRVALQVFRYSDGSYLEDQDMWRLSGIHREVFLMAQPKIALNDFFVKTKLDVNYQDAKLEIRPLLWVKEDEVKLKGYKISAELYDAENNKVLPAPLSVDLEKVYKERWPARDITKFAFMEATIKSPRKWSAEDPYLYKLVFNVTNANGEVVESRSQKVGFRKVEFSKKNELLINGKVVKIMGVNRHDHHPTKGKALSHEDLRKDIETLKRFNFNAVRTSHYPNDPYFYELCNEYGLYVMDEANIEAHHLGSYIPQQPTWAAPILTRVIRMVERDKNNPSIISWSLGNESGTGPAFAAAAGWVKDFDPSRFIHYEGAQGDPEDPQYVEGVANEINKWDTYANPDDKNYVDVLSRMYPDLAQLVNMSENAHITRPIIMCEYMHAMGNSMGGIADMWDQIRARPNLIGGFIWDMKDQGIVAKNAKGEQYYAYGGDFGDVPNDGNFCINGVFAPDLSPNPHAFEAKYVFQPVVFEVANLKQSSIRVINRFSFSNLDQYEIRWEVSENGKTIQSGVLPQVELEAGASKTVNLPIKNIKFDDRSDYWIRMSMHEKTNRLWAEKGFEVASNQIELQAKKAITTIVSASKDKVSVSETAAEVRLSSKDVVVVIAKENGNLTSYTIKGEEQMAAPLQLNFTRPVVDNDIRGANSKPFGQSKSFWSTVNSLLKTNAVNVTEEAQGIQVVVRQAIDKKLSLNKIYTISNDGTVKVNVVMDADASLPNLIRFGVTMGVSDTYKNTTYYGNGPWESYSDRKRSAEVDEYSLKTDGIFYNYIFPQENGNRTDTRWLKLSADKGNAGLQITGSPLFGFSIWKFAADNIDKARHPYDLKPQGFYTLNLDLVQLSLGGTLSNRLPEYDLKSGKYNFEFYLSSLRK is encoded by the coding sequence ATGAAAAGAGGTTTTCTTTTTTTTGGTTTTTTAATGTTGTTTTCACAATTGATTATTTCTCAAAATGATTGGGAAAATGAATTGGTATTTGAAAAGAATAAAATGCAGTCCCGTGTTCCAACGTATTCATACAAAAATGAAAAAGACGCATTAGAAGGCAATAGAGATAAATCTCGCTTAAAGTCCTTAAACGGTACCTGGAAATTTAATTTTGTTGATAAATCAGAAAATCGTCCAACAGATTTTATGGGAGCCAACTACAATGGAAATTCTAATTGGAATGATATTGAAGTTCCTTCAAACTGGGAAATGAAAGGATATGGTCAAGCTATCTATACCAATATCGTGTATCCGTTTACGCCAAACATTTTAGATTCTAGTTTAAAATACGATTGGAGAGGACCACAACCTCCATTGCCTCCAAAAATTTATAGAGACAATCCAGTAGGAAGTTATTATAGAGATTTTGAAGTTCCCACAGACTGGAAAGACCAATCGGTTATTCTGCATTTTGGAGGCGTTACTTCAGCGTTTTACTTATGGGTAAACGGTCAAGAAGTAGGGTACAGTCAAGGAAGTTGCTTGGCAGCCGAATTTGATATTACAAAATATTTAAAAGCTGGTAAAAATCGTGTAGCGCTTCAAGTATTTCGTTATAGCGACGGAAGTTATTTAGAAGACCAAGATATGTGGCGCTTGAGCGGTATTCATCGTGAAGTGTTCTTGATGGCGCAACCTAAGATCGCCTTGAATGACTTTTTTGTTAAAACAAAATTGGATGTAAATTACCAAGATGCAAAGCTCGAAATCCGCCCTTTGTTATGGGTCAAAGAGGATGAGGTAAAACTAAAAGGGTATAAAATTTCGGCCGAATTATATGATGCGGAAAATAATAAAGTATTGCCTGCACCTCTTTCTGTAGATCTTGAAAAAGTGTACAAAGAAAGATGGCCGGCTAGAGATATTACCAAGTTTGCTTTTATGGAAGCTACTATTAAATCACCTCGAAAATGGTCTGCAGAAGATCCTTATTTGTATAAATTAGTTTTTAATGTAACCAATGCAAATGGAGAAGTAGTGGAATCACGTAGTCAAAAAGTAGGTTTTAGAAAAGTTGAGTTTAGTAAAAAGAACGAATTACTTATTAATGGTAAAGTCGTGAAAATTATGGGAGTGAATCGTCATGATCATCACCCAACCAAAGGAAAGGCTCTAAGTCATGAAGATTTGCGTAAAGATATTGAAACCTTAAAGCGTTTCAACTTTAATGCAGTGCGAACTTCCCATTATCCTAATGACCCTTATTTCTACGAATTATGTAACGAATACGGTTTGTACGTAATGGACGAGGCGAATATAGAAGCGCATCACTTAGGAAGTTATATTCCACAACAACCTACTTGGGCAGCACCTATTTTGACAAGAGTCATTCGTATGGTCGAAAGAGATAAAAATAATCCTTCGATAATTTCATGGTCTTTAGGTAACGAAAGTGGAACAGGTCCGGCATTTGCGGCAGCAGCAGGATGGGTTAAGGATTTTGATCCTTCTCGTTTCATACATTATGAAGGTGCACAGGGAGATCCAGAAGATCCTCAATATGTTGAAGGAGTGGCGAATGAAATCAATAAATGGGATACATACGCTAATCCTGATGATAAAAATTATGTAGATGTATTGAGTAGAATGTATCCAGATTTGGCTCAATTGGTTAATATGTCTGAGAACGCACATATTACACGTCCAATTATTATGTGTGAATACATGCACGCAATGGGGAACTCTATGGGTGGAATTGCTGATATGTGGGATCAAATAAGAGCAAGACCCAACTTAATTGGTGGTTTTATTTGGGACATGAAAGACCAAGGTATTGTAGCTAAAAATGCCAAAGGAGAACAGTATTATGCTTATGGAGGTGATTTTGGTGATGTGCCAAATGATGGAAACTTCTGTATCAATGGAGTTTTTGCACCAGATTTAAGTCCAAATCCACATGCTTTTGAAGCGAAATATGTTTTTCAACCTGTGGTTTTTGAAGTGGCAAATTTGAAACAATCTTCAATACGTGTAATCAACCGTTTTTCGTTTTCAAACTTAGACCAGTATGAGATTCGTTGGGAAGTTTCAGAAAACGGAAAGACCATACAATCTGGGGTTTTACCGCAAGTAGAATTGGAGGCAGGAGCATCGAAGACAGTGAATTTACCTATAAAGAATATCAAGTTTGATGACCGTTCTGATTATTGGATTCGAATGAGTATGCATGAGAAAACAAATCGTTTATGGGCAGAGAAAGGATTTGAAGTAGCCAGTAATCAAATTGAATTGCAAGCTAAAAAAGCGATAACAACAATCGTTTCTGCTTCAAAAGATAAAGTTTCGGTTTCTGAAACAGCAGCAGAAGTTAGGCTTAGTTCGAAAGATGTAGTGGTTGTAATTGCTAAAGAAAACGGGAATCTAACATCTTACACCATAAAAGGTGAGGAGCAAATGGCGGCTCCTTTACAATTGAATTTTACTAGACCTGTAGTTGATAATGATATTAGAGGCGCCAATTCAAAACCTTTTGGACAATCAAAAAGCTTTTGGTCAACGGTTAATAGTTTGCTTAAAACGAATGCGGTAAATGTTACCGAAGAAGCGCAAGGAATACAAGTTGTTGTGAGACAAGCTATAGATAAAAAATTAAGTTTAAATAAAATTTATACGATTTCCAATGACGGAACAGTCAAAGTAAATGTAGTAATGGATGCAGATGCTTCCTTGCCTAACTTAATCCGTTTTGGAGTAACCATGGGGGTTTCTGATACTTATAAAAACACTACTTATTACGGTAATGGACCTTGGGAAAGTTATAGTGATCGCAAGCGTTCAGCTGAAGTTGATGAGTATAGTTTGAAAACAGATGGTATTTTTTATAATTATATTTTCCCTCAGGAAAACGGAAATCGTACTGATACCAGATGGTTAAAGCTTTCTGCCGATAAAGGAAATGCAGGATTGCAAATTACAGGAAGTCCATTGTTTGGTTTCTCTATTTGGAAATTTGCAGCAGATAACATTGATAAAGCTAGACATCCGTATGATTTAAAACCGCAAGGGTTTTATACTTTGAATTTGGATTTGGTTCAATTATCATTGGGAGGTACGTTGTCTAATAGATTGCCGGAATATGATTTAAAATCAGGAAAATATAATTTTGAATTCTACTTGAGTTCATTGAGAAAATAG
- a CDS encoding family 16 glycosylhydrolase: MKKYISVGLALISFLHLEAQTNVSNSKKENKGKLSTAVLPLSDPTNTGKWVLNTEVSDEFDAPTLNEEKWYVVGKFENGKPVYKHPDLPNKKVWIGRAPSQFSGNNYRLENGKLMLETRWEPNFPFSQEPDKPWGKDNTRSKFENLTTACLIGRKFFQYGYMEIKSKAADAEITSAFWAMGKGLELDMFEHFGDHRQPNKLKLDKELWWSIHDWTLKGNNSVYTEHHILDFRVADAFHTYGVEWDENGIKYFIDGKLFTEASKEKIDAWAKEKGFEKGYVATKPLSIWLDQETFPWHGVPDSKEDLELNSPEGKKDDGVVDFEIEYVRVWQKKSK; the protein is encoded by the coding sequence ATGAAAAAATATATAAGTGTAGGTTTAGCGTTAATTTCTTTTTTGCATTTGGAAGCACAAACAAACGTTTCCAATAGTAAGAAAGAGAATAAAGGAAAATTATCAACTGCAGTATTACCCCTTTCAGATCCAACAAATACTGGAAAATGGGTTTTGAATACAGAGGTAAGTGATGAATTTGACGCGCCAACCTTAAATGAAGAAAAATGGTATGTAGTTGGGAAGTTTGAAAACGGGAAACCAGTTTACAAACACCCTGATTTGCCAAATAAGAAAGTTTGGATTGGTCGTGCGCCATCTCAATTTTCGGGAAATAACTATAGATTGGAAAACGGTAAATTAATGCTTGAAACACGATGGGAACCTAATTTTCCATTTAGTCAAGAGCCAGACAAACCATGGGGTAAGGATAATACTAGAAGTAAATTTGAAAATCTTACAACAGCTTGTTTAATTGGACGTAAATTTTTTCAATATGGTTATATGGAAATCAAAAGTAAAGCTGCTGATGCTGAAATTACCAGTGCTTTTTGGGCAATGGGAAAAGGTTTAGAGTTGGATATGTTTGAGCATTTTGGTGATCATAGACAACCTAATAAGTTAAAGCTAGATAAAGAATTGTGGTGGTCTATTCATGATTGGACTCTTAAAGGGAATAATAGTGTTTATACAGAACATCATATTTTAGACTTTAGAGTAGCGGATGCTTTCCATACCTATGGAGTAGAATGGGACGAAAACGGCATTAAATATTTTATTGACGGAAAACTTTTTACTGAAGCTTCAAAAGAAAAAATTGATGCATGGGCAAAGGAAAAAGGATTTGAAAAAGGATATGTTGCTACAAAACCACTATCAATTTGGTTAGATCAAGAAACTTTTCCTTGGCATGGAGTTCCAGATTCTAAAGAAGATTTGGAATTAAATAGTCCAGAAGGTAAAAAAGACGATGGAGTTGTTGATTTTGAAATCGAGTATGTACGTGTTTGGCAAAAGAAAAGTAAATAA
- a CDS encoding sulfatase-like hydrolase/transferase — protein sequence MKKGFIYTKIAVAGLLLLSALPAMAQTAKPNILVILADDLGYADVGFNGSKDIITPELDKLAKAGTIFSSAYVAHPFCGPSRTALMTGRYPHEIGAPYNLPDVGMNLQDGIPVKETFISNVMHDAGYYTSAIGKWHLGYGSEFQPNNRGFDDFYGFLGGGHKYFPAEYKAQYDAQVKNGNKHIHAYLTPLLHNNTEVEETEYMTDALSREAVRVLKVAKEKKKPFFMYLAYNAPHVPLEAKEEDLKLFANIKNEDRRTYAAMVYAVDRGVGEIVKTLKENKQFENTLIIFLSDNGGNIEHAANNFPLKGTKGDVYEGGYRVPMFFHWPKNVPAGKRFDYAVSAIDFYPTFAHLAGGVVPKGKILDGKDIWANFLSGKNTHKDDMIYAVRYRSGFSDVSARKEDFKIVKAGNNKWKLFDVRNDVSETKDLSAQYPDVVKKMVKETQKWSESHITPLWYDNDKVEKMWKDTNMPNYDKAFKLDN from the coding sequence ATGAAAAAAGGATTTATTTATACAAAAATTGCAGTAGCAGGACTATTGTTGCTTTCAGCTTTGCCAGCAATGGCGCAAACAGCTAAGCCTAATATTTTGGTAATACTTGCTGATGATTTAGGTTATGCTGATGTAGGTTTTAATGGTTCGAAAGATATTATTACGCCCGAATTGGATAAATTAGCCAAAGCAGGAACTATATTTTCTTCTGCATACGTGGCGCATCCTTTTTGCGGCCCTTCTAGAACTGCATTGATGACGGGGCGTTATCCGCATGAAATTGGAGCTCCTTATAATTTACCTGATGTAGGGATGAATTTACAGGATGGAATTCCGGTAAAGGAAACCTTCATTAGTAATGTGATGCATGATGCGGGCTATTACACTAGTGCAATTGGAAAATGGCACTTAGGTTATGGTTCAGAGTTTCAGCCAAACAATAGAGGATTTGATGATTTTTATGGTTTTCTTGGTGGAGGACACAAATATTTTCCAGCAGAATACAAAGCACAATATGATGCTCAAGTTAAAAACGGAAACAAACATATTCATGCTTATTTAACACCTTTATTACATAATAATACAGAAGTTGAAGAAACAGAATACATGACTGATGCACTTTCTAGAGAAGCTGTTCGTGTATTAAAAGTAGCAAAAGAAAAGAAAAAACCTTTCTTTATGTACCTAGCATATAATGCGCCTCACGTACCTCTTGAAGCTAAAGAAGAAGATTTGAAACTTTTTGCAAACATCAAAAACGAAGATAGAAGAACCTATGCTGCCATGGTTTATGCTGTGGATAGAGGAGTTGGCGAGATTGTTAAAACTTTAAAAGAAAACAAACAATTTGAAAACACCCTAATCATTTTCTTGAGTGATAACGGTGGGAATATTGAACATGCGGCCAACAACTTCCCCTTAAAAGGAACTAAAGGAGATGTTTACGAAGGAGGTTATAGAGTTCCAATGTTCTTTCATTGGCCAAAGAACGTTCCAGCAGGAAAAAGATTTGATTATGCAGTGTCGGCAATCGACTTTTATCCAACTTTTGCTCATTTAGCTGGTGGTGTAGTTCCAAAAGGTAAGATTCTTGACGGTAAAGATATATGGGCAAATTTCTTATCAGGAAAAAATACTCATAAAGACGATATGATTTATGCAGTACGTTACAGAAGCGGATTCTCTGATGTTTCAGCAAGAAAAGAGGACTTTAAAATCGTCAAAGCAGGAAACAACAAATGGAAATTGTTTGATGTTCGAAATGACGTTTCCGAAACCAAAGATTTAAGTGCTCAGTATCCAGATGTAGTGAAGAAAATGGTAAAAGAAACTCAAAAATGGAGTGAATCACACATAACACCACTTTGGTATGACAACGATAAAGTAGAAAAAATGTGGAAAGATACCAACATGCCAAACTACGATAAAGCATTCAAATTAGATAATTAA